The proteins below come from a single Oxyura jamaicensis isolate SHBP4307 breed ruddy duck chromosome 1, BPBGC_Ojam_1.0, whole genome shotgun sequence genomic window:
- the MRPL39 gene encoding 39S ribosomal protein L39, mitochondrial, with the protein MAARWAARCLRAGREGRRLISTPAASRLTSEEIIQMRNELFTKEKERQLSLYPRIEKIEVKYTGKSHPGSLLIMNKALSTPYNCAMHLSEWHCKKSVLALVDGEVWDMYRPLTKSCEIQFLTFKDEDPEEVNKAYWRSCAMIMACVLKRAFKDEYSVNLVKAPEVPVISGAFCYDVILDNRLNDWQPTKDNFNSLTKDASKLIYKDLPFETLQVEAKVAREMFQHNKYKMEMIEQKASRNMEGIVTLHRFGDFVDVSEGPLIPRTSFCFQYEITAAHNLQTNQSELIRRFQGVSLPVHLRAHHTVWHKLLERSKWLVTEEKIVEAAAESHEEKGGTEEEKTLSI; encoded by the exons ATGGCGGCGCGCTGGGCCGCGCGCTGCCTGCGGGCCGGGCGGGAGGGACGCC GGTTGATCTCCACACCAGCAGCTTCTCGACTGACCTCAGAGGAAATTATTCAGATGCGCAATGAGCTCTTTACCAAAGAGAAGGAGAGACAGCTATCTCTTTATCCGCGAATTgagaaaatagaagtaaaatacACTGGAAAATCTCACCCTGGCAGTTTGCTCATAATGAACAAAGCCTTGTCTACTCCGTACAACTGCGCCATGC aCTTAAGTGAATGGCATTGCAAGAAATCTGTGCTAGCTCTTGTGGATGGTGAAGTCTGGGATATGTATAGACCCTTGACCAAGTCATGCGAAATTCAGTTCCTTACATTCAAAGATGAAGATCCAGAGGAAGTAAACAAG GCCTACTGGCGTTCCTGTGCCATGATCATGGCATGTGTGTTAAAGCGGGCATTCAAGGATGAGTACTCTGTGAATCTGGTTAAAGCTCCAGAAGTGCCAG TGATCTCTGGAGCTTTCTGTTATGATGTAATTTTGGACAACAGACTGAATGACTGGCAGCCAACAAAA GACAACTTCAATTCTCTTACAAAGGATGCTAGTAAGCTAATTTATAAAGACCTGCCGTTTGAAACACTGCAAGTTGAAGCAAAAGTAGCACGTGAAATGTTTCAGCATAACAA ATACAAAATGGAGATGATAGAACAGAAAGCTTCTCGGAACATGGAAGGAATTGTAACATTACATAG GTTTGGTGACTTTGTGGATGTTAGTGAAGGCCCTCTCATTCCAAGGACAAGTTTCTGTTTCCAGTATGAGATAACAGCAGCCCACAATCTTCAGACTAACCAATCTGAATTGATAAGGAGGTTCCAGGGTGTGTCCCTGCCAGTTCATTTGAGG GCTCACCACACTGTGTGGCACAAACTGCTGGAAAGATCAAAGTGGCTG gtcactgaagagaaaattgtggaagcagcagcagaaagtcaTGAGGAAAAAGGTggaactgaagaagaaaaaactttatCAATCTAA